Sequence from the Candidatus Accumulibacter similis genome:
TGAAATTAACCTTCTCGGCAAAGTCCATCTTGATCACAACATTGGTCGGTGAGCGAATTTCCTGGTTGGATGAGTTTGGAGACGAGTTCTCAGACGTGCCCAGTTCACTTCGCACAGTCATCAAGCGCCTGAATGCTTATCTCCAAGAGCGACCGGATATGCCGGAAATCGCAAATCCGAGCCTGTCGTCCGAATCGTTCACCCGGCACTGGGACCAGGATAAGTACACCAACTTTCGCTCGTGCATCAATCGCTATGCCGAGTGGATTGAAGATGCCTATCTTGAGAAGGATCGCGATGAAAGCATCGTCAAGTGGCGCAGGGTGTTTGGTGACGATTTTGCCAAATCAGTTACTCTTGCCAAGGCAGTGAGCTTCAGTGAGTCACAGGCTGAAGACGTGTCACATGTGGCCCCGCCGCCTTGGCCTGTACTTCAGACAGGAAGGATCACGGTTACAGCTACACTGCATTCATCGAAAGCAGGCAATTTTCTCGGAACATATCGGTCCGATGGGCCCGCACTGCCAGCCCATACCTCAATCCTCACAAGTTAGCATATCCGCATATTTCGCGCGAAGCCTTGTGTCGGCCGTAGTCCTGCGGCAAAATAGCTCTGTAACCAATTGTTTATAAAGGAGAATCGCATGACGGCCTGAATATGCCAATATACTTGGCAGACTCTCCAAGTATCTGTTTTCACAAGAGTTACTGCAAGTGGCTCGCCTCGACGCCAAACACTTCACCCGCTGCCGAACCCTCACCCTGCCAACGGTCCTCAGTTTTCTGCTCTCCAGCGTTCACGCCGCCGTCCAGTCGGAACTCGATCAGTTCTTCGCCAACCTGCGCAATCGCGCCGACTCGGTTCGCGAGGTCACCGCTCAAGCCTTCTACCAGGCACGTTACAAGATCAACGCGCTGGTGTTCGGCGAGGTCAATCAGCACCTCATGGAACTGGTGGAGGAACACTTGCCGCTCCCGCGCTGGAGAGGTTTACGGGTGGTCGCGGCGGATGGCAGCGCGGTTCGCCTGACGATGATGAAGGACAACGTCCGGTCGATCGTCACGGGCGTGGCTTTCGGCCTCTACCTGCCGGGCATCGAGCTGTTTCTGAACTTCCGCCTGCATGAGCCTTTGTCCGATGAGCGTCAGATGTTCTTCGAGGCGATCGATTGTCTGCGCTCCGACGATGTGCTCGTGATGGACCGCGGCTTTCCCTGTCGTTGGCTGGTGTCGGCGCTGACGGCACGTCACATCCCCTTCTGCATCCGCTGCGATTTGTCGCGAGGATTCAAGGTGGTACGCGAGTTCCTGCAGTCCGGTCGAAGCGAGCAGGTCGTCGTCTTGCGCGCGCCCAATGCCCGTGATGCCAAGGACTATGAATGCCCGGCCACGCCGACCACGGTTCGCTTGGTGCGGGTAGCGACACCGAACGGACGGGTGCATGTGGTGATGACATCGCTCCTCGATCCCGTGACCTTTCCGGCCGCCGCGTTTGCCGAGCTGTACCACGGCCGTTGGCGAATCGAAGAGGCGTTCAAACGGATCAAGCACCGGCTGCAACTGGAGCATACTTCCGGCTTGTCTTGGCATGCGGCGCGCCAGGATTTCGGCGCCAAGGCGGTCTTCGACAACCTCAATGCACTGGCCGCCTATGTCGCCACCGATGCCCTCCTCGATCCCGGTTCGTCCTACAAGATCAACCGCACCTTGGAACTCGACAAGATCAAACGACAGATCGGCCGTTGGCTCCTGGCTGCAACCGCCACCACTCGCCGCCTCAAGCCCATCCTCCAGGAGATCGCGTTGAACCTCCAGAAGTTCGTCCCCAATCGCTCCCAACCTCGAAAACCGCAGCCGAAACCGCACCTCTCCCACGCTTACAAGTAACAATGACAATAGGCTAACTTTCGAGGATTGGCCCATACCTGGCTGAATTTCAAGGCCACACACTCTTTCACAAACAGTGTGGCTATCAGGTGGCAAGTCGTCAACACAGGGTGGGCCGCGCGTATTGCCAAATGCCTTCGAGGGGGATTCGAACACAGCGGCACTGAGATTTGGGAGCACACCTTGTACAAGGGAAAGCATTGGGTTGAATGTTTTGCCGTTGACCTGAAACATGGGGTAAGCCTGGGCCGTAGCGGGCGTTTCTACGTCAATATTTCATAGTGATATCAAGTCAATTTCTGCGTGCCGCCTGATGGTCAGACCCGGCAGTACCTTTCCGCCGCCGTAGACCCACCGGCGCAGTTCCATTACGGTGGCCACCCACTCACGCTGGTTAACCCGCCGCCGCAGAGTCGACGTCTGCAGCCGCCCGGCGCCGAGGTTGAATGCAAAGTCGACGATAGCCGTAAGCCGCCCCTCAGGCTCGGTGCCCAGCACCGGGCAGTAGCGCAGCGTCCCGAATGTCCCGTGCCGCTGCCCCGATCAGCGCAATGAACTCTCCCGCCTCCATCACAGCACCTCCTTCACCTCCCTCGCCACCTCATCGATCCCGGCATCCCGATTCCTCTCGATGAAGTTGAAGACCCAGCGCGCGATCGCCCAGCCCGGCAGACCGCAGCCGAAGATCAAGCCGCCCAGTGCCTAGATGCCTGACGCCACGTTCAAGACCCTTCTCCTTTCCTTGCACGAATGGAGCCAACAAGTTCCTCGTCAGGCAGCGAGATCACGCTGAACAGATACTCGCGAACAGGGGCGATCACAGCCTCTGAACTCGACTTTAGCTCGGCGCTATGACTTGCTGCCGCCTTGCGAAGGGCGTTCCCAAGAGTGGGAGTTGTGTAGTTTTTCTGCATGCCCTCAAGGGAGAGGATGGCACTTTCACTTTCTCCGAGGTAGCTGTCAGTCACAGCCGCTTCGATAGAGGACAGCTTCGCAAACGCATCCGTGAATTTGCCTCGCGCGGCCGGGAAATGGGACAGCAAGTCAGAGTACGCGGTGCCCAGTTGCTCATCCAGAACCTTCTGTGCGACTCGTGTTCGCTCAATGTTCACCTGCTTCCAGAATTCGTCGCGCACGCGTTGAACGTTGAAACTCTCCCCGAGCTTTTCGCTCAGCCCAACATAAGTCGGTTGCAACTCCTGATACATGGAAATCTGCAAGGCCTGCCAGCGGTCCAGTTTCGCGATGGCGGTGGCCGCAGCAGAGCGAACGCGGCTGGCCTGTTCCGTTACCTTGGCGTCGCGGTCTTTCGATAGCGAGAGGAGAAGGGCGATGACGGAAATGACAATCGTCGCAGTGGTAAGAAGATCGCTTACCTTGATGGACCAGTCGAGTTGCATGGACATGATGAGATAGAGGCTGGCTAAAGAAAAGCGCTTATCCGCTGCCCGACGGCGAGGATAAACGTCATTGGACCGAAGGACGGTAAGGGGACGACTGTCGGGATTGTAAGCGAGGTTTTATCACACCCCCTCCTTCACTTCCTTCGCGACCTCATCGATTCCGGCATCCCGGTTTTTCTCGATGAAGTTGAAGACCCAGCGCACGATCGCCCAACCCGGCAGGCCGCATCCGAAGATCAACCCGCCCAGCGCCACAAGGCCGGTCACCGACTCCTGCGGCCGGAAGTGCTGGACGGCGATGGCCTCGCCGCAGATCCCGGTGACCTCGGTACTGATCACCCGACCGCCCACTCCCGATGCGTTCGTGGCGGCGTCATCAGCATCACCACGAGGGCCGAAAGCAGCGCCTCGCCGGCCGCAGCAGCTCCGGCTGCATCAAGTGCGGCAGATCCGGCGACTCCTCTACTAGTTGGATCTGCCACTCTCAGTCCCGACGGGAATTCAGCCAAACGCGATTCTTCCCGCACCCAAAGTATGTCAATGGCAGCATCCGTTCTGGCGACAACTATCTTGACGTTCACCGTGACTTCGGACCGCTGTTCACTGTTCAGGACACGGTGTGCCGCCACGCAAGCGAAGTTCGTGGTCAAACCTGCCCTTGCGGGACTCAACGATGTCGCTCATCGACGCCATCATTTCGATGAAGCTGCGGAACCCGAAAGTCGATTCATTGAACGTGGGATCCATGCGTTGAATGAACGGGCGCAAGCGTGCCTTTTGGATCCACGTCTCACCGCGCGTTTGGGACAGCCGTGTGATTGCCTTGATCACCAGATCACGCGCCGCCTGTTGCCGCGCCGCTGGGCTTACGGCCATGACCAGTAGTTCGCAGAGTTCTTCCTCGTCCTCCTGCGTGAGCAACCCACTTGTTCCGGTTGAGGACTCCATCAGACTCTTGGCAGGGGCCGTTGGCTCGGCCGCAGTCACTGATTCCCGTGCCGGGCGAGCTGTAGTCGGCGTCGGCGTCGAGCTCAGCAGGGATTCATAGAACTTGAATTCATGGCAACTGCGCGCCCAGTGGCGATTGGTCGACCGCTCGCTACCAATTCCGATCAGCGTCCGTCCAGCCGCCTTCACTTTGTATGATAAGGGCATGTAATCGCTGTCGCCGCCCACAACAATGATCGTGCAGATGTGAGGGAAGCGGACCATGTCATCCATGACATCAAGGCACAGCTTGATGTCTGCGCCGTTCTTGGCGTTCGCCCCAGGCGGAAAAACCTGTATCAGCTCTATTGCCGATTCGAGAAGCTGTGTCTTATACCGGTTGAACGATACCCAATTGGCAAAAGCTCTGTTGATGGCGATTGGCCCCACCGATAGCGCAAATTCGATGATGGTCGAGATCTGAAGGATCTCCTCTTGTGGTCGGAATCGGTTGCTCTCATAGGTACCGGCACCGTGCTCCTGATCGACCAGGCTGGCATGGAGATTTTCGAAGTCCCAATAGATCGCTACTGTTTCCGCAGTGTTTTCCACTCTCGGCAGTCCTGATGTCACGAGTTACCAATGTATATCATGTGTCATTTGCCCAGTCCAACACGGGGGTGCCATCTTCCGTTTGGCGACTGGACGTCCGCGGTCATTTCCAGGCTCACGCAGACGGTCAGTTCCACTGATCGCTGCGGTCAGACGCTCCGCCCAGCCGCGCAACGGAACCTGAACCATCACGCTACACTTTCCTGACTGCATTGTCGAAGGGGGCCGTGACCTCCCCCTGAATCCCTGCACCCAGGCTATGCACGCCTTCACTGCCCACCCCCGAACACCTTCCACTTCACGAACGCCCCCGCGAGCGTGGCCATCACCAGCCCGGTGACCAGCATCCGGACGATCGTCAGCCATGCGGTCTTCTTCGCTTCATTGAAGGCATCGAGCAGACTGCGCAGCTCACGGATGTCGTGCGCCGCATCGGGCCCGTCGAGTCCGACGCCGTGCAGGGCGTGTCGGGCTCCGCGCTCGGCGGCGCGCTCGAGCAGTTCCTCGAAGTCATCGCGCGGCATGGAGACCATGCCGTCAGTCACGCTGGGCGTGTTCATGTCTTGTCCTCCAGAGAGAAGAAGCACGCCGCATAGGCGGCTTCTACGGCTCACCAATCGCGAACGCTTAGATCGCGATTCCGACGCTCCAGCCGGCCGCCTTGAAGACCGACAGAGCGCCCTCGTCCTCGATGAAGCACAGCCAGCCGACCCTCGGCGCGTAAAACTCCCAGGCTCCGCCGATGCGCACCGCAATCAGACCGGCGCGCCCCGACCAGACGCCGGTCGCTCCTGCCGGGATCAGGTAACGGTCCCCATCGACCGGGCTCGCCGGCGGCGTGCCGAGATCCCGGTCTTTCACCGAGAGCCCCACCACTGCACCGAGTCGCTTCAAGTTGGCGTCCATGCCGTCCTTCCAGCCCGACTCGCCGACCGTCCAGCCATAACTGAGCCCCAGATTCGGATCCACACTCGCCATCAGATGCCTCCGTAGTATTTGCCGTAATGGAGTCCATAGCCCGCGCGGTCGAACGCGATCACCTGCTTCTGCCACGACAGGTGCCCACCCCGCTCGGCCTCGATCTCGATTCGTAGGCGACCGTTGATGCGCGACAGCCCCGATTCCGCAGCTTCCTCCGCGAGCGTCCAGGCGACACCGGTGCCGGTCAGCCCGGCGCGTGTCCTGACGAGCACGCCCTTTTCGTTGAACAGCCGGACGGTCGTCGTCTGCCCGGCCTCCGGCGTGATCGACCCCTCGGTCTGCAGCACCAGGTAGGCGGTCTGAATCTGCCGATTGCGTGTCGCCCACGAGATCGAGAGTTCGCCGCTGATCACGCCCGGATAGCGCAGCCCGTTCACCCGCACGTTGCCCGGGCAGTACGGGCGAATGAAGCGCTTGGCCAGCGTCACGTTCAACTCGGTCGCTGCGGCCTCCGCCAAGGTCCCTTTCGGCGTTCGCGGCAGGAGTTTCACCCGCGCGACCTCGTTCTGCACATACTCCGGCGTCAGATAGAAGCGCCAGCCGTCAACGAACCACAGGCGAGCCCCCACCGCATGCGCCACCGGCACGGTGTCGAGCAGGCCGCGCTCCAGCGTCACCGTCTGCGCGACGAGGTTGACGGCCGTCACCTGCACCCACTCGCCGTCGACCACCGCCAGCGTGTTCGGCTCCACCTCATCGAGGTCGATCCCGCCGGCGATCCCCACCGTGGTGTTGGTGGCCGATAGCGGCAAGGACTCGGTCAGCACCGCCGTCGGCGTGAAGGTCCCGAAGCCCTTCGACTGAAACGCCCCGGCTTGATACGCCTGGGCCTCGAAGCCGTAGGCGTCCGAGTTCGACCGCGCCCCGCAGGCCGCCACCAGCCCGTCGAGTTCCCCGATGTCGGCGATCAGGCTCTGCGACTCACCGGTGAAATCCGCGATCACCGACCAGTACGGCACCTCGTAGAGCATCTGCACCGGGCACGCCCTGGGCATGCTGACCGGCTCGACCCAGCCGGTCGGCGGCGGCACGGCATAGACCGACTGCGGCAAGCCGAAGACGTCCTGCACGCACTCCACTCGCACCGCCCCGTCGGCCAACTCTCCATACGACAGCCGAGCTAC
This genomic interval carries:
- a CDS encoding IS4 family transposase — protein: MFSQELLQVARLDAKHFTRCRTLTLPTVLSFLLSSVHAAVQSELDQFFANLRNRADSVREVTAQAFYQARYKINALVFGEVNQHLMELVEEHLPLPRWRGLRVVAADGSAVRLTMMKDNVRSIVTGVAFGLYLPGIELFLNFRLHEPLSDERQMFFEAIDCLRSDDVLVMDRGFPCRWLVSALTARHIPFCIRCDLSRGFKVVREFLQSGRSEQVVVLRAPNARDAKDYECPATPTTVRLVRVATPNGRVHVVMTSLLDPVTFPAAAFAELYHGRWRIEEAFKRIKHRLQLEHTSGLSWHAARQDFGAKAVFDNLNALAAYVATDALLDPGSSYKINRTLELDKIKRQIGRWLLAATATTRRLKPILQEIALNLQKFVPNRSQPRKPQPKPHLSHAYK
- a CDS encoding NYN domain-containing protein, coding for MTSGLPRVENTAETVAIYWDFENLHASLVDQEHGAGTYESNRFRPQEEILQISTIIEFALSVGPIAINRAFANWVSFNRYKTQLLESAIELIQVFPPGANAKNGADIKLCLDVMDDMVRFPHICTIIVVGGDSDYMPLSYKVKAAGRTLIGIGSERSTNRHWARSCHEFKFYESLLSSTPTPTTARPARESVTAAEPTAPAKSLMESSTGTSGLLTQEDEEELCELLVMAVSPAARQQAARDLVIKAITRLSQTRGETWIQKARLRPFIQRMDPTFNESTFGFRSFIEMMASMSDIVESRKGRFDHELRLRGGTPCPEQ
- a CDS encoding DUF2793 domain-containing protein; translated protein: MASVDPNLGLSYGWTVGESGWKDGMDANLKRLGAVVGLSVKDRDLGTPPASPVDGDRYLIPAGATGVWSGRAGLIAVRIGGAWEFYAPRVGWLCFIEDEGALSVFKAAGWSVGIAI